In Rubrivirga marina, the following are encoded in one genomic region:
- a CDS encoding RNase H1/viroplasmin domain-containing protein, with amino-acid sequence MKFYAVRRGRRRGVYETWAEAQEQVALYPGAEHRSFRTRAQAEAYLGRHVDDEADALPYVEVHDGGRTTVVALTDEVRAALREAGVAIASE; translated from the coding sequence ATGAAGTTCTACGCCGTCCGCCGCGGCCGCAGACGCGGCGTCTACGAGACTTGGGCCGAGGCCCAGGAGCAGGTCGCCCTCTACCCCGGGGCGGAGCACAGGTCGTTCCGGACGCGGGCCCAGGCCGAGGCCTACCTCGGCCGCCACGTCGACGACGAGGCCGACGCCCTCCCCTACGTGGAAGTCCACGACGGCGGCCGGACGACCGTCGTGGCGCTGACGGACGAGGTCCGCGCCGCGCTCCGCGAGGCCGGCGTCGCCATCGCCTCCGAGTAG
- a CDS encoding helix-turn-helix transcriptional regulator, translating to MDFRDLHPALQAFLIALVAEAVRPAVADALTDALPEVLRRASIPTYLSRQEVLALTGWSDRHLSYLQSEGQIPFLKRGRTVRFRADDIEAYLMEGYVVPKGRGRGTQ from the coding sequence GTGGACTTCCGAGACCTCCACCCTGCTCTCCAAGCGTTTCTGATCGCGCTCGTCGCCGAGGCCGTCCGGCCGGCCGTTGCCGACGCGCTGACCGACGCGCTCCCCGAGGTCCTCCGCCGGGCCTCGATCCCGACCTACCTCTCGCGACAGGAGGTCCTCGCCCTCACGGGATGGAGCGACCGGCACCTCAGCTACCTCCAGTCCGAGGGCCAGATCCCGTTCCTCAAGCGCGGGCGGACCGTCAGGTTCCGCGCCGACGACATCGAGGCCTACTTGATGGAGGGCTACGTCGTGCCGAAGGGGCGCGGCCGGGGCACGCAGTAG